The Gammaproteobacteria bacterium genome includes the window GGTGCCATTGCGATTTTAGTAGCGATGGAATGGCCATCTAAAAACGAGAATAAACATTCAGCAGACACCAACCGTCTCCTGCCGTGGCATATTGAGCACACTGCGGAGGGAACGACCTTGGTATTCGGTCTTATTTTGGGGCGCAGCACCTTGGCAGAGGTGGAACGTAAATTTTCTGCTGAAAGCGAGGTGAGCCTCTTTGTGGCGTCCAATGGGAAATTAGTTGTTGAGGGCTATTTTGACGACGTAAATCTGGCAGGGCTAGGTGCGAAAATCATCGTCGTCGTCGATACGCCAGCCGAAACGGAGATCTATAATCGCGGCACCCGCATCAGCACCTTGGGGGACGGTACCCATAAGATCAGCCTCAGTACTGAGGATCTGCTCCAGATCCGCAACCAGCCCATTACCAGTCTCACCTATCTGCCCAAAGTAAAACTGGATCCGGTACTCATAGAATCCCGCTTCGGTAAGCCG containing:
- a CDS encoding conserved hypothetical protein (Evidence 4 : Unknown function but conserved in other organisms) — translated: MNHKITISVVVGAIAILVAMEWPSKNENKHSADTNRLLPWHIEHTAEGTTLVFGLILGRSTLAEVERKFSAESEVSLFVASNGKLVVEGYFDDVNLAGLGAKIIVVVDTPAETEIYNRGTRISTLGDGTHKISLSTEDLLQIRNQPITSLTYLPKVKLDPVLIESRFGKPQTRILEKKQGMNHWLYPEQGLDIAFGVGPPVFQYVAPQSFSLLSTPLTQQGEVLP